The region ATGCAGTAATATAGCCTCCTCCAGACTGCCAGGGACAgtatgatggacatgagtttgggcgagctcagggagttggtgatggccagggaagcctggcatgctgcagtccatggggttgcaaagagtcagacatgactgagcaactggactgaactgaaggctgCCAGGGAGCTCATCTCACAAGAGGAGTCAGTTCTGTTATTGAATAATTTGCAACTAATACAGAGTTCTTCTACCCTAGAAATTAGGAGATATTAGTCCTGAGATTATTATTTTCTGTACCCAGGAATCATTGTGACATTAACTTCTAACTTTTTAGTGTTCACAAAAATTTCCAGTTCCACAGTTCTTACAGATGGAAGAagtttaaatgtgtatatattattaCTTGTTTACTATACATGATCAAAGGACAGATGGAGTCACACCTCTGAGTTTTCAAGAAAAAGTCTTAAGTATTAAGGTATTTTAGTTGAAGAATTGTgtgatgaatcagttcagttcagttcagtctctcagtcgtgtccgactctttgtgaccccttcaatcgcagcacgccaggcctccctgtccatcaccaactcccagagtttactcaaactcatgtccatcgagtctgtgatgccttccagccatctcgtcttctgtcgtccccttctcttcctgcccccaatccctcccagcatcaaggtcttttccaatgagtcaattcttcacatgaggtggccaaagtattggagtttcagcttcagacttaaattgaagaagtaggaaaaaccactaaaccattcaagtatgacctaaatcaaatcccttatgtgaTGAATAAATATGTCCAAATACTCCTTTGGGAATATGCTTCTAGTAATGTGAAgatgtttgttttctaattctaGTGATTTATGGTTTGTAATTGACTTTCTGATTTCATTAGCCTCAAAGGCCTTGGGCTTGAATATTTTCAGGTTTGTAtaaggaatttcctggtggtccagtggttaggactctgcccttccCCTGCCaaggacctggatttgatccctagtcagggaactaagatcttgcaagccgtgtagcataaccaaaaaaaaagtttctatggCACTTGAGAGTCTATTTCAGACTGTTGGGAGTGTTATTAATCTACAAcagtttttccttgctttttttcatttttgtctcttcAGTTACATTATTGAACAGGGAGTATGTTATTTGGTTCTGTGTGAAGCTGCCTTCCCTAAGAAGCTGGCTTTTGCCTACCTAGAAGATTTACACTCAGAATTTGATGAACAGCATGGGAAGAAGGTGCCGACTGTGTCTAGACCCTACTCCTTTATTGAGTTTGGTAAGATTTTGTGCCTTACTTTTCTATCAGGGGAATAGACAATGTAGAGAAGGTATTGATATAATttagacttctttttttaaagcttaccTACTAATGTTTTGGATTCTGCCTCCTCTCCTATTccatgtcttttttccttttgagtgAATGAGGCTTCCTTCTCAtaagtattaataattttctCTGGCCTTTTGATATTTTCCCCATAGAGCTTGTTGCCCTTTGCTCTTTTTTGTAATTTGTTTTGATTCTTCATTAGTGTAAAAAATTGCCTGAAGATCCAGATTGATATGTAATTGCTGAGTTCTTCTTTTTCCCAATTCACTGTCTTCACCCCCACACATACAACACTCACAGTGAAACCCATTTTATGGAGATCAGAATTTGGAAATCAGAAAGAatggtgttttgtttcttttaatagaaCAAGATCCTCTAAATTAAGTACTAAAAGATACCTGGTATTGGGGCACAACAGTTCCTACAGGCAGAAGTAGTGAGCATGGATGTCCATATTTGTACAAGATTTAATAGAAAGACTCATTACTCCTCAGAGCTGGTAAAATATAGGATGGCAGCAGATCAAAGGAAATGTCCTATAAGTAGAAGAAGGGAGAACAAATATGATTAGATTACATCATTGacatttttagttaaaaaataaactggtTTTGAATACTACCTCTGGATATCTGAAGTGTTTCAAGTTTGCTAGATAAATGAGTCCTCTTGATTTctagaaatacagaaaatgtaTTATAGCAAAGCATTACAGTGTTTCAAAACTAAACTCTCCAAGTGCTAATTTTATCGTGTCTGGttttgcagtttttatttttgtaggcAATAGGAGTTCAGTaaagccaagaaaaaaataagactgcTGTACCAAAGTCACACAGGAAATAGTTGGTATTCTCAAATTAGCTTAAAAGATTGTATGCAGAGATATGAACGGGTTATAGATGAACTGTAAGGTGCAGTAACCTGAGACCAGTAGCATGGTAATTGTTATCAACCCTAGGCTTGAATGGATAAGAGCAGTTTCTTGAACTGGGAAggaaaaaatttatagaaaaggCCAATTTCAAAGGAGCAGTAACTTTTGGTGGAGGAATACTACTAGCCCACGATGACTTCTCAGGGAGGAGATGGAGGAATAAATCACTGTCACTGTCCACTCATTCCCTACTCTTGGGGTATCCTCTTTGGCTGAACCTAATTGGAAGCTAGACAGCAAGGAACCCATCGATATAATTCATGCAGGTTAGCTTCCCAAAGCAGAAAGCAGGGTGCAGAAGGGTGGGAGGAAGTCTAAAGAGGCAAATAAAGGGTAGCCAATACACTATCTTAAGATTTTAGCTAAAAGTTGAAAATATAATCTTTATTAATTATTCTTTTCATAGTTTTATGATATGCAGACATTGGCAAACATGAATGAGCatgcagtgggtttttttttttttctttttttttgagcatGCAGTTCTGTTGTAATATTTTGGGAAATTCCCTGTCACACTTGATACTCCTTCAGGAGTCTGGTTAATCATGGACAGTTGCAGAACCAGGACTAAACTCAGAATATACTCTTTCCTACTTTGATGGACATGAAAGAAGTTGTTAACAGTCACTTTCTTCATCATTATAGATAcctacattcagaaaaccaagaagcTTTACATTGACAGTCGTGCTCGGAGAAACTTAGGCTCCATCAACACTGAACTGCAAGATGTGCAGAGAATCATggttgcaaatattgaagaagtgTTACAACGGGGAGAAGCACTCTCAGGTATCTAAAAGCAGTACGAGTCTTATGAGCAAGTGGTTCTTATTCCATAGGCAAGGATAGCTTATTTGGGGTTACCGTTTATGCTGTCAGATTCTATCTAGTACTATTAAGAATTCATTTCTCCAAAATGGATTACATTACAAGCTTCCAATATGATAATGTTTCTTCCTAGTGTGGTTAGTTTCTATGGAGTTGGAACAGTGTAAAGTCTCATTCCATGTAAGAAACAATTACTGTTTTCAAGGTATTTACCAAATTAGATTAGTATTTATAGAAACACATAagttaaggaaaatgaaaagaagaatgaGAGGACATTGTCAAAAGTTTATGGCATTGGTTTCATAAGTAGCTGCTTCAGGAGACTTTACTGCTGCCAGATCAACTGTTATAAAATACCATTTCATGAAGGCGTTCCTCTGTAGAAAAACTTCTAAGACCTGTGACTACAAGATCTAGTCTGGTGTCAACTTACTTTTCATTCATCCAATCATTACTAATTGAATACTCATAGTGTGCAGggcgggcttccccagtgactcggCAGTAAAACGTGTGCCTGCGGTACAGGCGCTGCAGGACatgcgggttcggtccctgggtcagaaagattcccgggaggaggaaatggcgacccactccagttttctttccttgagaatcccacagacagaggagcctggtgggcgacagtccatggggtcgcagagagtcggacacagctggagCCACTTAGCAGCCAGTGTGCAAGGCACTGTGTTCTCTGTCGAGGGAGACAAGGAGATCACAGAAGTGTTCCATCCTCACGGGGTCACAGACATCCTGCCTCAGCCAGTTCAGGGTCTTCATCATCCTGGACCTTCCTTAAATGCTAGATGAGAACTGCCTCTTcaaagaagccttccctgatcctAACAGCCCGTGACGCATTAATCTCCTTACTCCTTCAAATTCTTAAAACCCTTAAATATTTTACGTAATGTAAAAAAGCATGTAATGTTTTTTAGCACGTggggtatgtatatgtgtgtactaatttacctaaaatatatataatgtttaaatGTTACCTAAGTGTTTAATGTGAGCATATACTCTgtgttttatatctattttatatacttattttatttctttcacagtGATCACCACAGGTAGTTGccttaatgtatattttaaaaattcagcattGTTACATATTCATGAtgaaatgcatgcatgctaaatcacttcagtcatgtcctattctttgtgaccccatgaactctagcttgccaggctcctctatccttgggattctccaggcaagaatactggaatgggttgccattcccttctccagccattcccttctccaatgaataAATGGGTTTTCCTTTATTATGAACTTCAGATATTAACCTTCATGTTTATAGTCAGCAACTGTCCCAGTGTATAGCTTTGTACTCTTTAAACATCAGTTTTTGGATAAGTGAGTCTATATAAATTTTCATCGTAGCAGACTCATAGGTTCTACTCAGGATAAAGTAAACCAGTATAGGAAACTTTTTTAAAGCCAAAATTTATAAACTGCTCAATTAATCAAAAGCGTATGGGATTTTCTTCTAGTGCTTTGCTAATTGCTGTAGTGTTGATAATGCTGATTAAAAACGAAATACATTTTTACCCTTAAGAAACTTCATGTGATTGGGAAGATAAGGAATATTGTCATAGAGTAACAAACATCGATTGAACATTTACATTGTTCTAGGCAATATGGTAGGGggactttacatatattttatttattctttagagTAATCCCATGTGAAGTGGGTGGTATCAAACcagttttacagataaagaaacaaagactCAGAAAAATAGCTTACTCAAAGCTAAAAAATAGCTTACTAAAAGTAGCTTACTACTTTTTTACACTGCTAGTACTTGGCAGAATTTGTTGATCCATGGAGTCCTTGTTCATCTTCAGAGAATGATAGTTGTAAatcattatatagatatatatgggcttcccaggtggctcggtggtaaagaatctgcctgcccaatgcaggagacatgagttcattccctgggttgggaagatcccctgaagaagaaatggcaacccactccagtattcttgcctgggaaagtccatggggtcaaaaagaatgaggcacaactgagcgactgagcacatagatATATAGACAATAAGAGCTAAAAGAATGTAGAAGGAAATAGATAAGTAAACAGGAAAGATTTCTTGAGTTTTGATAGATTAGGAAGGCGTGAAGAGTGATAtttttaagaggaagaaaaagcatATCTGAACTGGGCATAAATGAAGACAGTGGGAAGATTAGCCCACCTCAAAAATAGATTTCTTCCTCTTTAAGCTTCTCCATAATAAGAATCTGTCTTTtatactgttttctctttttgttttagaGCTAGTCAGCTTTGCATTTAAGACCCAAGAATAGTTCCCGTGGGTTCTTTTAGTAAGATCAAATTGTGCCTTTTTTACTACCTAAATATACCTGTTTCTTTTAAGgcataggttttatttttttattcagagGTGTGTCACTCTACTGTAGTGTAGATTGCACAGGTACAGGGATCATGTACGTTTTGATTGTAACTGTATCCTCTAGCACTTCTCATGGTGCCCGCaacataaatatttgctaaataagaTTTCTCCAAGCAATAGCTTTGTTTTTATGATACCATGTGTTTCCAGTGTTCATACGTAAAGAAATTCTCATAACTATTGCTTACTTTATATGAcctaatatttatttctcttcccaATTTTTTTGAGCAGATTTagattcatttagcaaatacttACTTATTGAGCACTGACTATATGCCAGATCCTGTTCTAGGCACTCGGAATATAGTAAGACACACTGTAGTAGTTAAAAACCTCTGTCCAGTCTGTTAAACTGACTGGGAAGATTCCTTGCAGTATTGTCATGGCTATTTCTCATCCCCTAACTGTTTTTTTGCATGACAAGGTGCTTTTCTTACAGGACAAGTTACTAATTTCGAAATGGCTGACATGCCTGTGTTATTAAGTAATGCCACATTTCTCAATCAAAACCAGTTCCTATTAAGCAACTCCAAATAGTCCAAAAGCATTCTCCAAGGAAGACCAAATAAATTCAGATTGCAAAATagtttctcaaaaatttaaagaagtgaAAAGTTTGATTAGAATTTATGCCAAACTGagagtttgtttttattattaaaaatatgccATATATTTTAAGCCCGGTTTAGCTTATGTGTATCTGACTATTTCTCTAAGTGCTTAGTTAACAATTAAAAGAGGATAATGACATTACAAATGTTTGTATAGGAAAAGAAACTTTGCAGAAGATTCTAAAAAGCTTAATTTAGTAGATATTGGTGGTTTTCTAGGACCTGTGATTGTATTTTCATTGTAATACAGCTTTCCTATGTCTgctaaaatataatttctgataGTGTTATCTTCATACTAATAGTCTTTACCATGTGGAAAGTTTTAGAAATTTGGTAGTAGTCACTGTTGAGATACAGTCTAACACTCTGTCTGGTTCATTGAATTTTCTGGTTACCTGCATTTTTCATCTTACCTGGATTATCATTTGTCAGAATATGAGAGAATATGATTTAAACCATTAAGAGATTATGGAGATAGTTGTTATCAGCTAACATTTATCAAATGTATACCATTATGTAGGCATTGTGTTCACCTTATAGATATCCCATGATATGGTTACTATTACTATATAGTCCCTATTTTTATAGACAAAGAAGTTGGGTCTTCGGCTGAGTTGCCCAGTATCATATGATTGATATAGCTGAGATTTGAACTAGGGTGTGAGGCCAGACCCTGCACTCAGTCTGAAGCCTCGAGAATTTGAACATGAGTTGAACTGATTAGTTGAAAATGCATTGTAGATTTTACAGTGCTTTGGGATCATGAGTTAATCAGTGTATACAACcttacccttaaaaaaaaaaaagataatttaagctTCATGATTTGAAGTAGTGCTACTCTTTTGggttatttttgttcttaataCAGTTGATAAAATACTTTCAGGGACTAATTAATgttatcctttttttcccttttgacagCATTGGATTCGAAGGCTAACAATTTGTCCAGTCTGTCCAAGAAATACCGCCAGGATGCGAAGTACTTGAACATGCGTTCCACTTACGCCAAACTTGCAGCAGTAGCTGTATTTTTCATCATGTTAATAGTGTATGTGCGCTTCTGGTGGCTGTGAAGTAGTGAATCCAGTCACTGGCAAGGGAGAACCTAGAACTCGGCAGGTGTATGTTTTCAGGAAGCTGAGCGCACAGAGATGTGTATTAGAATCCAAGTGGAACTTCTGCCTCTAAAGACCTTGCAAGAAAAGACATGTCCTGAAAATGAAAGATTACACCTCATTTAATGAAGCTTAGCCCTATGTAGAAAGTGTCTTTCCGGGGCAGAGGCTTTCTCTGGGTGCTAAGCCATATACATTAGGGAACAGtagattgttttatttgtttttttcccctcccagtgTTTTACATTCTTCAAATAGCACTGACTGGGGCATTCTCATTCTCTAATGGAGCCGTCAGTGAGATTTGGCTTAACCAACCTATGCTAGCAAGTCTGAAATCGCTTCAGAGAAGGCAGCCCTTCAGGAAGTTTTTTGACTCTGTTTAATCAACATTCCTTTCGTTGGTGACATTTGTGATTTTCAGGAATCTGAGTTGTTTGATGGCCTTTTAAACAAGACTCCAGTATGTGAAGGTTAATTGCTGTGCTGCAAGATATCCTGTCTATTGGCCCCTATAGGAAGTTAACCTTGTTTTCCATTTATGATAATTTGCTTATTGCACAATTGCTTTAGGGTTAAATGAATTATATTAAGATGCCTTGAAATTATATTATAGCACTCTTGATTAAGAAGCAAAAATGTTTTCTGTCATTTACTCTTAAAAGACTTAAAATTAGTTTGGGacattcttgattttatttttctgcatctgGTTTATATTAATATAAGAGTGAGTATAGCATATAGCCAGAGGTCCCTGACTTAGTGGGCAGACAGGCCAGCTCATCACTACAGCTTTGTCCTCCTTCCTCACTTCGTCACTatgattttccccacttttcctcctgccacAACTTGCTAAGGTTTTCTGAATTGCTCTGAGCTCTGTAGTCTCATGTCCCGTAACTATCCACtcagtatattttcaaatttcaaaatggAAGATAATCAGTTGCTTAGttaattaaattgaaatttttcAGAGCAACTACTCAAACTACTAAACATATTTATCTAAGAAAATCTGAGAGCACCTCATATCTGCTTCAGTTATGTAATCCTCTAAGAATGTACTAGAGATAGCTCATTTACAGTAGATTCTGTTAACAAATAAAAGTAcctgatttttcccttttttgctcAGGGATAATGAGAATATCCTTTTACCTTCTGaggtagaattttttaaatggggagAATAGGCCTTTTAAATATTGTCACAAGAGTGTACAATATAACCTCTAATTCCTACACATActgcaaatatttctttaaattgtaCAGGAAAATGAACCAACTTCTTACTTCTTAAGATCTTTAGAAAGAACTTCAACCAGTAAGCAGTTTTATAACTCAGGATCATCAAACCTACTATTCTGATTCctgatagagaaaaaaaaatcttttttctttaaaacaaggcAAGGAGAAATGCTTATTTTATTCCTGATAatttacagaactagaataaaatttttttcttcccattttggaCCCCTGTCTGCCAATTGGAGTTTTGTGCATGAAATAAGAAGTTACTTTTTATAGAGAATAAGTGCTTGAAGTCCCTAGAAGTCTTGTCCCTCAGTAATGATGTTGGTAATAAAAGCCTTTGAAAGGCTGAAAACCTAAATAGTAGTACCATAGCTTTTGGTACTTCTGTAGAAGTGGAGAGTGAGTGGCAGCTCATTGTTGAGAGTTGCATGCTGCAACCAGGTGGTCAGCAATGAAATAAATACTTCTAGAATGTTCCCTTCAGTGTGAAGCTTTGTTATCTACTGTAGTTAATTTACATGCACATATTCTAGATACATTCCTACCTAAATTCAGAAGGTTAATTAAAGAATGATATGGGGTGGGGGATGAGAAACAAAGGGATAAGAAAGTAGTTTATGATTATGATGGTAGAAAATGAGAGAGGAGGACTGTCATAATATGGCTCCTACTTGTGTTCTTTATTGGAGGAAGTGCGAAGATCTAATTAGGTGGAATGAACCAGCAACCAAACAGACAGCTAAAATAGAATGTGATAAATACCGTTCAGGGTTATTGAGGGCACATTAAGAAAGGACACCTAATTTACTGTGGCAAGGAGGATGGTAAGAGGAGAGCATGACTTCCCATACAGAGTCAGTGACTTGTGCAAAGTCATGAGTTAAAAGAATGAGGCACATTTTGGGGGATCATATTGCTTGGTTtgggtttcactggtggctcagatggtaaaaaatttgcctgcagtgagggagttTGATtgttgggtcaggaacatcccctggagagggggatgtcagttatgtccgactctttgtgacccatagactgtacctcaccaggctcctctgtccatggaattcttcaggcgagaatactggagtgggttgctatgcccttcttgggatcatccagacccagggattgaacctgggtctcccgcattgagggcagattctttgccatctgagccactaggtaaGCCTGAATGGTGGTGGCCACACAATTAAGGCTTTTGGTTAGTGTATTTAGCAGAAGTTACTGGTTGTCTTTTTAGCTCAGCAAAAAGGCAGAGATCTAAAGATGTTACTCCTATAATTGCAAATTAACTAATTGAACCAAACAGcttgtactttttaaaagtccCTAGAGAAGAATTGGTAGCATGTGTGACATAGTTTGAGGTAGAAGGAGCAGATTGAGTCCCACATCCTTTTAATCATTACAGGTAGGGTTGACCCAACAGTCAACTGTCTTGAGCAATTTAATCAGTCTGTTCTAATAAAGTTTATTTCAAGTGctgtgattgaacccatgttttaGATTAGAAAAATTACTGGAAATTTGAGTTCCATATACTCATCAAAActggactaatttttttttcttccataacCTTCATTAACTGAGCACATTATTAggcattttacatgtattattacAGTCCCCTCATAACCATTTTCCCAGGTTGCCCAAGGTCACGTAGCAAGTTGAAGcacttgggttcaaatccagcACTGATAGACATCCATCCACTACACATACTGTTTATTCCTAAATTATGATGTAGACGTGTTGGTTCTAAGCCCTATTTCATTTTGTCCTGTCAGGttactagtttttattttttggaaaaggtttttgttttgtgtatacatacagtttcattttattatttctatctctttttcatttccttatctgtcatttttccctttattcctttttaataatttttactcTTGGGTTCTTGTTGGCCTTTTTCTCATTCTTGGTTTGTAACACATTTTATTTGCTCCTTTTACATTTGATCTTAATGTTAACTCAGCATTTTTTTACATCTGATTCACTTAAGATTtagcaaaatgattttttaaaataaatctcccTCTTTTTTCTTATGTCCTTTTGCtcattctctccctccccccgccccgacATTTTCTATTCCTTTCCATTTTACTTCATTTCCCTAGATGCTACTTTTACTTAGGAGTTACTATTATACTACAACTTTACTTCTGTAAGTGAGAGCTTTAAAATTAACTATTAGACTTgctcattatttttatatgttatatcTTAATTTATCTTACCTTCTGTTGATTTCATAACATACTGTGTTCTCTTATCAGTCAGTGCAGATATGCCCCTGCTTTAAGGAATCCCTTTACACTATATTACAAACACTGCAGGAATTCTTCAAGAACAAGCTCCTCTAGTTTGTCGTAAGTATTTGGGGCTTCAGTTCTCACTTGTGTTACTGATAGCTCCAAATGTACCTGTCTATGCTCACGTTGAGACCTAGATCCAGTTATTTTGCTGCTTGTTGGATATCTGTGTTTTGAGTATTCCATAAAACTTTAGTGCACTTAAAACATCTTATTGCCTTCAAAGTTAAAACCTATCCTGTGCTTCCTGAGGAATTTCTAACTTTTAGACATCACCTGCCACTCCTTTACCTCAACTACAAGTCAGGAATTGCATATGACTCCTCAGTTTTCTCCTACCACCTCTCAACTATTAAAACTTGGTTTTCTTTACCTCCAAAATATTCATCATttatcacttcctttctttttggcCTCACATTCAAGCTCTCGTTCAAGCTCTTTAAGTTGGTCTCCTGCAGCAGCCTCACTTGTCCCTCTTTCATCCCAGTATTACTAACTTATTAATACCAAAGATTTTCATAAAAAGCCAGTCATGCCCTGTTTCCTGTAGAATAAAAGATTACATACCCCAGTCTGCCTTCCACAGTGTGACCTCATATCCTTTCAGACCTTCTTGCCACTCCCCACCACCTCTTCGTTTCATCCACACCTAATTCTCTAGCTTTCTCTAATCAGTCAAGTTACCCCTTTACCTTGGCTCATTGGTACCTTCTCTCCAgaactttttgtgtgtgtaccttattccttttcatttccaACCTACTAAAGTTCTGCTCATCTCGAAGACCCAGCTCTAATACCTCTTTCGTAAAGCCTAACATTCTCATATCCTCCTTCCTACCAACCTGAGAGAAGTTGTGGTTTCAAACCTCCCATAGCAACGTGCTTGTATTTCCAGCATAGAACCTGCCAATTAAAAATAGCAGTTTGTGTGCACTTTTCTCCTTGGCTGTATACCATGTGAGTCCCTTAAGGTGAAGACCGATTgacagtcatgtctgaatccttGGCACTCAGTACAGAGACATGTTGGAGGTACTCAGCAGATAATTGTAGAATGAGTGACACTGAATTATGAAAAATTTATGCACGTGTTTTCTGGAACTAGACTGTTCTTCAAGTCATGGATACACACATAGTTttaatagaaggggaaaacaaCGTGGGGTAAAATGGTATAGGCCTAATAAGGGAATTGGAAGGAAAGAGGCACATTAAATATCAGAACAAAAGAGACCAACAGGAAGATAAGGAAGAAAGATAATACTGCAAAAGAAATTGGTTCTTTAAGGCAGAAACAATTTAAAGATAAAAGGGTGAAGAATAGGACATGGAATCAAATTAGACTTGAAGAGAAAGCACAAAAGTCAGGGCAGACTTGGTCTGGAAATGTTTCCTCTTGACCTTGGAGCCTATGGTTGCTTTTATGTATAATGGATAATATTAAATGAGCTTTTCATGTCACTTAAGTCCTTACCAATTTGTCATCAGACAAAGTGACTCTAGTTCAGTGATAATTACCTTGACCCAGATGCCAGGTAAAGTAAGACCTTATTTACTATGCAAGAAATAAACTGGCTAAAGGGTTAGTTTCTACCAACCGATAGTGGTTTGCATCCGTTAGACTTCTCTCAGGGATTCCCCTACAAATAGTGTAGGTAGGCAATGAGGTTTGATCTACAGTCtaaggtggctcagcggtaaagaaccctcctgccattgcaggagccccaggagatgcaggttcgatccctgggtaaggaagatcccctggaggagaaatgagaacttactccaatattcttgcctggagaatcccatggacagaggagcctggcagggtacagtccatggggtcccaaagacctggacatgactgagcaactgagaatgcTTGCACACACAGTCTGCAGTATTTAAGATGTTTTTGCACAGTCCACTTCTCAGGCCATGACTTGCTGTTTCCAGAAGAGGGCAGCAAAATTCCAATCTGCGGAGTCTTCACCACTTCCTCAAAGTAAAGCAGTATTTCCCTGAGAAGAAAACAACTGTACTGTAAAGAGAACAACAGCCCTTAAAAATTAATCATCTTTTAGGTGACAGATGAGGGAAAGCCCGATACTATAAATGCCATAACAAGCAGTCACtcatttcaaataatatttccCTTCTCCGTAAtctctgaagaaaatatttggggctgtttctttaatttcactTTAACAATTTGACCTGTGTAACCAGAACCCATCCCCTCATCCCCAGCCAGTTTT is a window of Muntiacus reevesi chromosome 1, mMunRee1.1, whole genome shotgun sequence DNA encoding:
- the SEC22B gene encoding vesicle-trafficking protein SEC22b, whose translation is MVLLTMIARVADGLPLAASMQEDEQSGRDLQQYQSQAKQLFRKLNEQSPTRCTLEAGAMTFHYIIEQGVCYLVLCEAAFPKKLAFAYLEDLHSEFDEQHGKKVPTVSRPYSFIEFDTYIQKTKKLYIDSRARRNLGSINTELQDVQRIMVANIEEVLQRGEALSALDSKANNLSSLSKKYRQDAKYLNMRSTYAKLAAVAVFFIMLIVYVRFWWL